A stretch of Lathyrus oleraceus cultivar Zhongwan6 chromosome 6, CAAS_Psat_ZW6_1.0, whole genome shotgun sequence DNA encodes these proteins:
- the LOC127095437 gene encoding glycine-rich protein 23 has translation MSKWCILVVLALAVVATSARNVPVGEGGLKDEKTFGGLGGFTGVGNNGFPFGGAGLGGGGDAGGGGLGGLGGIGGVGAGLGGIGGAGLGGIGGAGLGDASGLDGGGLGGLGGSAGLGGFSGLGGGGLGGLGGSNGLDGVSGLGGGGLGGSGGGVFPHP, from the coding sequence ATGAGTAAGTGGTGCATTTTGGTGGTTTTGGCTCTTGCTGTAGTTGCAACAAGTGCAAGAAATGTGCCTGTTGGAGAGGGTGGTTTGAAGGACGAGAAGACCTTTGGTGGGCTTGGTGGTTTTACAGGAGTTGGTAACAATGGTTTTCCATTTGGAGGTGCAGGCTTGGGCGGTGGTGGTGACGCTGGTGGTGGTGGACTTGGCGGACTAGGAGGAATAGGAGGAGTTGGTGCTGGACTCGGTGGAATAGGAGGTGCTGGACTCGGTGGAATAGGAGGTGCTGGACTGGGTGATGCTAGTGGACTAGATGGTGGTGGCCTCGGTGGACTGGGTGGTTCTGCTGGACTCGGAGGATTCAGCGGGTTAGGCGGTGGTGGATTAGGTGGACTAGGTGGTTCTAATGGATTGGATGGAGTCAGCGGACTTGGTGGTGGCGGACTTGGTGGTTCTGGTGGTGGTGTCTTTCCTCATCCTTGA